The genomic stretch TCGCCGGGAATGCCCAGGCGGCGGTCGCTGCTGGCCCCGACGGTGTACAACACGGCGTCGTAGTGGGTCAGGGCATCCTCGTGGGTGAGGTCGGTGCCGAATTCCACGTTGCCCAGGAAGCGCACGCGCGGGTCGCCGAGCGTCTTCTCGAAGCCGCGCGTGACGCTCTTGATCGTCAGGTGGTCGGGCGCCACGCCGTAGCGCACCAGGCCGTAGGGGGTGGGGAGGCGATCGTAGACGTCCACCTGGGCGGGCAGGTCGGTCTGTTTCAGGAGGGCTTCGGTGGCGAAGATGCCGCTGGGGCCGCTGCCGATCACGGCGACGCGCAGGGGGCGTTCGGGGATGTAAGTCTGGGTCATCGCCCGAGTCTATGCACACGCGGGGCGCGCTGGGAATGCCAACCGTCCAGGATTCGTGTCACATGTACAGAAACAGGGCTGGACAGGGGAGGGGTACGAAAGCCGCCGCTCCCGGGTGGGGGCGGCGGCGCGGTGACGCTGAGGGTTACGCGGCGGCGATGTCGGCCAGGGCCGATTCGTTCTTCAGGGTGATCTTGCCGTAGCCGGCGCTGATCACGCCCTCGCGCGAGAGCTCCCCGACGACCTTGGTGACGGTCTCACGGACCGACCCGACGGCGGCGGCCAGTTCGTCGTGCGTGGCGTAGATCATGGTCTCGCCGCTGTCGAGCTGGGTGGCCAGCGCGGTGTCCTTGAGTTCCAGCAGTTCCCCGGCGATGCGGGCGCGCAGTCGCTTGCCGACGAGGCGGTAGATGCTCTCGTAGGCGCGCTCCAGGGTCCGCACGAGGTGGGTGGTGACGTGCAGGTTGTCCTCGGCGCTCATCAGGGCGGGGTTGATCACGTCGATGCTGGAGTCGGTGACGGCCTCGGCGAAGTAGGCGCGGTTCACGCCGGCCAGGGCTTCCTCGCCGAAGTACTCGCCGGGTTTGACGTAGCGCAGGGTCAGGCCGTTGCCGTCGTCGTCCATGGTGTGCACGCGCACGAGGCCGGTGGAGACGCGGTAGAGCATGTCGCTCTTGCCGGGGTAGAGGATGACGGCGCCGGGGCGGTAGGTCACGGTGTCCACGAAGGTCCGGGTACTGGTGCGGGTGTTGGTAAGCATTCGTGTCGCCTCCTTGGGCGGGGGTGAGGTGGGTTCGCGGGTGCCGGGGGGCGGGGCAGGGCCCCTTTCCCGACGTGCTCACAGTGTAACTCAATCTCACTTTTTTGTAAACAGTTTTGTTTCTTTAATCTGGCTTTAGATTACAGATTCTCGCCTGGGCCTCCGTCGCACAGACCCGCACCAGCACGGCGTGCACCGCCGCAGTGTGCGCCGCCGCGCCTCACCGGCCCCTCACGGCGCAGCGAATAAAGACAGCGGGAATAAAGAAACCGGGGTGGGCGGTGACGCCGCACCCCGGTTCCGGTGTCAGGGGGTTACAGTTCGTCTTCGCGGCGGATCGGGAAGGCGCTGATCACGCAGTCCTTGTCGCCGATGTTGATCACCTTCACGCCCTGCGCGTTGCGGCCCGTCACGCGGACCTCCTCCACGCGGGTGCGGATCACGGTGCCCTTCTCGGTCAGAACCATCAGTTCCTCGTTGCCGCCCACGCGCGCCAGGGTCACGAGCTTGCCGGTCTTGTCGGTCACGTCCAGCGTGATCACGCCCATCCCGCCGCGGCCCTTGGCCGGGTAGTCGCCCACCGGGGTGCGCTTGCCCAGCCCGCACTCGCTGACCGCGAGCAGTTCGCTGTCCACGTCACTGCCGGGCACCAGCGCCATGCTGACCACCGCGTCGTCCTCACCGTCGCGCAGGCGGATGCCGATCACGCCCTGCGTCGCGCGGCCCGTCTCGCGCACCTCGCCGCTCTCGAAGCGCATCGCCTTGCCGTTGCGGGTCGCCAGGACCACGTGGTCGCCGTCCTGCACGATGCCCACCCCGATCAGCTCGTCACCGGGCTGCAGGTTGATGGCGATCAGACCGGCGGACGTGATGTTGCCGTACTCGGTGATCAGCGTCTTCTTCACGATGCCGTTCTTCGTGGCGAAGATGAAACACCCGGCCTCCTCGAAGCCCTTCACGCTCAGCACGCTGGCGACGTTCTCCTCTTCACGCAGGCTGGGCAGCAGGTTGCGGATGTGCGTGCCCTTCGCGTCGCGGCCCGCTTCCGGCAGGTCGTAGATCTTCTCGTGGAACACGCGGCCCTGATCGGTGAAGAACAGCAGGTAGTCGTGCGTGCTTCCCACGAACACGCGGGTGTTCACGTCCTCCTCGCGCAGCTTCCCGCCGCTCGCGCCGCGTCCGCCACGACTCTGGGCGCGGTAGGCGTCCAGCTTCGTGCGCTTGAGGTACCCGGCCTTGGTCATGGTGATGACCATGTCCTCCACGGCGATCAGGTCCTCCTTGGTGATGTCCTCCTCCAGCAGCGTGATCGCGCTGCGGCGCTCGTCACCGTAGTTGTCGCGGACCGCGCGGATCTCCTTCTTGATCTCGCGCCACAGCAGCTTCTCGTCGCCCAGGATGGATTGCAGGAACGCGATGGTCTTCTGCAGCTCGTCGTACTCGCCCTGGAGTTTCTCGCGTTCCAGACCCACCAGACGCTGCAGGCGCATGTCCAGAATCGCCTGGGCCTGCACCTCGGTCAGGCCGAAGCGGGCCATCAGCGAGTCGCGCGCCTCGGCGCCCGTGTTGCTCGCGCGGATCAGCGTGATGACCTCGTCGATGTGATCCAGGGCCTTCAGCAGCCCTTCGAGGATGTGGGCGCGTTCCTGCGCCTTGTCCAGGTCGTACTGCGTGCGGCGGGTCACGACGTCCTGGCGGTGGTCCAGGAAGTAGCGCATGGTGTCGATCAATGGCAGCACGCGCGGCTCGCCGTGCACGATGCTCAGGTTGATGATCGTGAACGTGCTCTGCAGCTGCGTGTACTTGTACAGCTGGTTCAGCACGAGGGTGGGGATCGCGCCGCGCTTGAGGTCGATCACGATGCGCACCGGGTCCTTGCGGTCGGACTCGTCGCGCAGGGCGCTGATGTCCGGGATCTTCCCGGCCTTGTACATCGCGCTGATCGTCTGGATCAGGTTGGTCTTGTTCACCTGATACGGGATCTCGCTGATGATGATCTGGTTGCGGCCGTTCTTCTCGTCGATACGGGCCTTGCCGCGCACCTTCAGCCCGCCGTGCCCGGTCGCGTA from Deinococcus soli (ex Cha et al. 2016) encodes the following:
- a CDS encoding helix-turn-helix domain-containing protein, whose amino-acid sequence is MLTNTRTSTRTFVDTVTYRPGAVILYPGKSDMLYRVSTGLVRVHTMDDDGNGLTLRYVKPGEYFGEEALAGVNRAYFAEAVTDSSIDVINPALMSAEDNLHVTTHLVRTLERAYESIYRLVGKRLRARIAGELLELKDTALATQLDSGETMIYATHDELAAAVGSVRETVTKVVGELSREGVISAGYGKITLKNESALADIAAA
- the gyrA gene encoding DNA gyrase subunit A translates to MTGIHPVDITSEVKTNFINYAMNVIVDRALPDVRDGLKPVQRRIMYAMMLEGLYSNVKHAKSASVVGEVMKKYHPHGDSSIYDAMVRLGQWWNMRYPMVHPQGNFGSIDGDPPAAMRYTEARMTKVAEEVLADLEKKTVDLKPNYDETTEEPTVLPSAVPNLLINGASGIAVGMATNIPPHNLTEICNGLLALIEDPTIGLDEMMTHVQGPDFPTGGRISRAGIREAYATGHGGLKVRGKARIDEKNGRNQIIISEIPYQVNKTNLIQTISAMYKAGKIPDISALRDESDRKDPVRIVIDLKRGAIPTLVLNQLYKYTQLQSTFTIINLSIVHGEPRVLPLIDTMRYFLDHRQDVVTRRTQYDLDKAQERAHILEGLLKALDHIDEVITLIRASNTGAEARDSLMARFGLTEVQAQAILDMRLQRLVGLEREKLQGEYDELQKTIAFLQSILGDEKLLWREIKKEIRAVRDNYGDERRSAITLLEEDITKEDLIAVEDMVITMTKAGYLKRTKLDAYRAQSRGGRGASGGKLREEDVNTRVFVGSTHDYLLFFTDQGRVFHEKIYDLPEAGRDAKGTHIRNLLPSLREEENVASVLSVKGFEEAGCFIFATKNGIVKKTLITEYGNITSAGLIAINLQPGDELIGVGIVQDGDHVVLATRNGKAMRFESGEVRETGRATQGVIGIRLRDGEDDAVVSMALVPGSDVDSELLAVSECGLGKRTPVGDYPAKGRGGMGVITLDVTDKTGKLVTLARVGGNEELMVLTEKGTVIRTRVEEVRVTGRNAQGVKVINIGDKDCVISAFPIRREDEL